A portion of the Chryseobacterium tructae genome contains these proteins:
- a CDS encoding NADH-quinone oxidoreductase subunit N, whose protein sequence is MSVLIIVFLTAVIALFSGVFEQGKFARYIGILGLIIALYVSFMPECSFFDHYKHMYEYSANTALFTKLSIVTTLLLFFLGGFAFSNHRSHQSELYALMLFALCGGIVLFGYQNLVTMFLGVEILSIPLYVMAGANKTDLRSNEASIKYFLMGAFATGFLLFGIAFIYGSAGSFDLYKIHDFGVANASNVMFILGVLLILCALAFKVALAPFHMWSPDVYAGSPSLITAFMASVVKISGFFALFRLMTIGFAGVTHEWINVLGVFLIITLLLANVMGLAQTNAKRMLAYSSVSHAGYIGLVFFGMTSLSTYNLAFYLFAYSLSTVGVFMCLIWVEKLKRETSFGAFKGLAKTEPLLATAAAISMLSMAGVPLTAGFMGKFALFSQAMNGAAFLVLVAVLGSALSIAYYLRLIVAMFFFKESTFKSSEKVTLTYNIVAVFVIVTIIILGVFPDLFAKMFGL, encoded by the coding sequence ATGAGTGTTTTAATTATTGTTTTCCTAACAGCAGTTATTGCGTTATTTTCAGGAGTTTTCGAACAAGGAAAGTTCGCAAGATACATTGGGATTTTGGGTTTAATCATCGCATTGTATGTAAGCTTTATGCCTGAATGTTCGTTCTTCGATCACTACAAGCATATGTATGAATACAGTGCCAATACTGCATTATTTACTAAATTATCCATTGTAACAACCTTATTGTTATTCTTCTTGGGAGGTTTTGCATTCAGCAATCACAGAAGCCACCAATCAGAATTATATGCATTGATGCTATTTGCATTATGTGGAGGAATTGTACTTTTCGGATACCAGAACTTAGTTACAATGTTCTTAGGTGTTGAAATCCTTTCTATCCCATTATATGTAATGGCTGGTGCCAACAAAACAGATCTAAGATCAAACGAAGCTTCAATCAAGTATTTCTTAATGGGTGCATTCGCAACAGGTTTCCTACTTTTCGGGATTGCGTTCATCTATGGAAGTGCAGGAAGTTTTGATCTCTATAAAATTCATGACTTTGGAGTAGCTAATGCTTCCAACGTAATGTTCATCTTAGGAGTATTGCTTATTCTTTGTGCATTGGCATTTAAGGTGGCTTTAGCTCCTTTCCATATGTGGAGTCCTGATGTATATGCAGGTTCTCCTTCATTAATCACTGCTTTCATGGCAAGTGTGGTAAAAATCTCAGGATTCTTCGCACTATTCAGATTGATGACAATTGGTTTCGCTGGAGTAACTCACGAATGGATTAATGTTTTAGGAGTATTCTTAATCATTACCTTATTGTTGGCAAACGTTATGGGTCTTGCTCAGACGAATGCAAAAAGAATGTTGGCATACTCTTCAGTTTCTCACGCAGGATACATCGGATTGGTATTCTTCGGAATGACAAGCCTTTCTACTTATAACTTAGCGTTCTATTTATTCGCTTACTCATTATCTACAGTAGGAGTTTTCATGTGTCTGATCTGGGTAGAGAAATTAAAAAGAGAAACTTCTTTCGGAGCTTTCAAAGGATTGGCAAAAACAGAACCTTTATTGGCAACAGCTGCTGCGATCTCTATGCTTTCAATGGCAGGGGTTCCGTTAACGGCTGGTTTCATGGGGAAATTTGCTTTATTCTCCCAGGCAATGAACGGAGCTGCTTTCTTAGTATTGGTAGCAGTTTTAGGGTCTGCCCTATCTATCGCTTACTATTTAAGATTAATCGTCGCGATGTTCTTCTTTAAAGAATCTACATTCAAATCATCAGAAAAGGTAACTCTTACTTATAATATTGTTGCAGTATTTGTAATTGTAACGATTATCATCTTGGGTGTTTTCCCGGATCTGTTTGCAAAAATGTTCGGATTATAA